The following are from one region of the Salvia hispanica cultivar TCC Black 2014 chromosome 1, UniMelb_Shisp_WGS_1.0, whole genome shotgun sequence genome:
- the LOC125211937 gene encoding putative late blight resistance protein homolog R1B-16 — MAAYGALVSLTHIIDTLHKHPSPPISIPKPQLHSLTQNVTFLQEFLDTYISPFANSHEADPLERSIANAVYAAEDIIEAQIVVQIDKRSTSVEDDSFYTNLQKVIEEMDLITKEVQKIAVEPQQQKKPVAPLTRSYSTENVMVGSEQVFLEVLDELTRDQLNRQIIPITGMGGIGKTTLAKSLFENGLVKESFDIRAWTTISQTYNFRETLRQVYIQASGDENLTHLDDNQLGEKLYKFLYGRRYLVIMDDMWSVDVWEKIKIFFPDCENGSRIIITTRMSNLSAQLNESHRVDMEFLDEASSWDLFSKIVFGKESCPIEFENIGKNIVANCKGLPLSIVTIGGLLAKSEHTRAYWERVDQNLNSIVNSSNDDLCLRILRMSYIYLPNYLKPSFLYLSIFEEDCSIRVSTLERLWVSEGFLKPRSGKCLETIAQEYFKELVDRNLILVDELGSIGNVTYCKIHDLLRDMCLKEAEKEGFHYVIRDDPPSNNSERRVVFPPKASKLLKSEVLGSFSHARSIISDCHIKDDCDVEVRLPHTLRLLRILKALNEDTVSGAYFLENVFELVNSRYLAIGVLKPKFPSSIELLWNLHTLIIYCEDYLIVPTEIWKMHPLRHLEFKEAEVILPVPPRGGNNVVIMENLQTLKGVKNLILDEEVVKRIPNVKVLHISYHGKQMEEEKCLRYLQCLSKLENLRCSTEDGSGEWWQWIRFPHSLKKLTVNASDDEELEGLLEKVGSLPLLEKFVLRNGFFKTGMWETIEGQFPSLKFLTLANCDGLEDWIVTHNSLFPLLQQLHLSSLYELKEIPSQVGDIAMLKSIYLRFCSMNKSLMVSAKKIVEEREDSYGDQLDLHVVDDVRNIEETQI; from the coding sequence ATGGCAGCTTATGGTGCTCTGGTTTCTCTTACGCATATTATAGACACCCTTCACAAACACCCTTCCCCTCCCATTTCAATCCCCAAACCACAACTTCATTCTCTTACTCAAAATGTCACCTTCTTGCAAGAGTTTCTTGATACTTATATTTCCCCTTTTGCCAATAGCCATGAAGCTGATCCATTAGAGCGTAGCATTGCTAACGCAGTTTATGCAGCTGAGGATATTATTGAAGCCCAAATTGTGGTTCAAATTGATAAACGATCCACTTCTGTTGAAGATGACAGCTTTTACACTAATCTACAAAAAGTGATAGAAGAAATGGATCTGATCACGAAAGAGGTGCAAAAGATTGCAGTCGAACCTCAGCAGCAGAAAAAGCCTGTTGCTCCCTTGACGAGGTCGTATTCCACCGAAAACGTGATGGTGGGATCTGAACAAGTGTTTCTTGAAGTTTTGGATGAGCTCACTCGGGATCAACTCAACCGCCAAATCATCCCCATCACGGGGATGGGCGGAATTGGTAAGACCACTCTTGCCAAAAGTTTATTTGAGAATGGACTTGTTAAGGAGAGTTTTGATATTCGTGCTTGGActacaatttctcaaacttATAATTTTAGAGAAACACTTAGACAAGTTTATATTCAAGCAAGTGGGGATGAAAATTTGACCCATCTGGATGACAATCAATTGGgagaaaaattatataagtttTTATATGGCAGAAGGTATCTCGTAATAATGGATGATATGTGGAGTGTGGATGTGTGGGAGAAGATAAAAATTTTCTTTCCTGATTGTGAAAATGGGAGTAGAATAATTATAACAACTAGGATGTCAAACTTGAGCGCTCAATTGAATGAGTCTCATAGAGTTGATATGGAGTTTCTGGATGAGGCTAGTAGTTGGGATTTGTTTTCTAAGATTGTGTTTGGGAAAGAGAGCTGTCCTATTGAGTTTGAGAATATTGGCAAGAATATTGTAGCAAATTGTAAAGGTCTTCCTTTATCAATTGTTACGATTGGAGGACTTTTGGCAAAATCTGAGCATACGAGAGCATATTGGGAGCGTGtcgatcaaaatttgaattcaattgtTAATAGTAGTAATGATGATTTGTGCTTGAGAATATTGAGGATGAGCTATATCTATTTGCCAAACTATTTGAAGCCAAGTTTTTTGTATTTGTCTATATTTGAGGAAGATTGTAGTATCCGTGTATCGACGCTTGAAAGGCTATGGGTGTCTGAAGGATTTTTGAAACCGAGGAGTGGAAAATGTTTGGAAACAATTGCGCAAGAGTACTTTAAGGAGTTGGTTGATAGAAATCTCATTTTAGTTGATGAGTTGGGGTCTATTGGAAATGTTACGTATTGTAAAATCCATGATTTGTTGAGAGACATGTGTTTGAAAGAAGCTGAAAAGGAAGGGTTTCATTATGTCATAAGAGATGATCCTCCATCTAATAATTCCGAACGCCGGGTTGTTTTTCCACCTAAAGCctcaaaattgttaaaaagTGAAGTTTTGGGATCTTTTTCACATGCTCGTTCCATAATAAGTGATTGTCACATTAAAGATGATTGTGATGTAGAAGTTCGACTACCTCACACTCTTAGATTGCTGAGGATATTGAAAGCACTTAACGAAGATACTGTGAGTGGTGCTTATTTCCTAGAAaatgtgtttgaattggtgaACTCTCGGTATCTTGCTATTGGTGTTCTTAAGCCCAAATTCCCGTCTTCGATCGAGCTACTTTGGAATCTTCACacattgattatttattgtgAGGATTATCTTATCGTGCCGACTGAAATTTGGAAAATGCATCCACTTCGACATCTCGAGTTCAAGGAAGCCGAGGTGATTCTCCCGGTTCCTCCTAGAGGCGGCAATAACGTTGTTATCATGGAGAATTTGCAAACACTCAAAGGGGTGaagaatttgattttggatgaGGAGGTGGTTAAAAGAATTCCTAATGTGAAGGTATTGCATATAAGCTACCATGGGAAACAAATGGAGGAAGAAAAGTGTCTAAGATATCTTCAATGTTTGAGTAAATTGGAAAACTTGCGGTGCTCCACCGAAGATGGAAGTGGTGAGTGGTGGCAGTGGATTAGGTTCCCACATTCACTCAAGAAGTTGACTGTTAATGCATCTGATGATGAGGAGTTGGAGGGCTTATTGGAAAAAGTCGGTTCGTTGCCTCTTCTTGAGAAGTTTGTATTACGTAATGGTTTCTTCAAAACAGGCATGTGGGAAACAATTGAAGGCCAATTTCCAAGCCTCAAGTTTCTAACTTTGGCCAATTGTGATGGTCTAGAAGATTGGATTGTCACACATAACTCTCTCTTTCCACTTctccaacaacttcatctttcTAGTTTATATGAATTGAAAGAGATCCCATCACAAGTTGGAGATATAGCAATGCtgaaatcaatttatttgagATTTTGCAGTATGAATAAATCACTTATGGTGTCAGCTAAAAAGATAGTAGAAGAACGAGAGGATTCATATGGAGACCAACTAGACCTTCATGTTGTAGATGATGTTAGGAATATAGAAGAAACCCAAATTTGA